The following DNA comes from Bradyrhizobium sp. SK17.
GCGGATATCGACGCGCTGGTGCGCGCGATGATCCAGGGCAACGTCGAAGCACTCGACACGTCAGCGGCATCGATCCTCGGACTGGAGCCTGTCACCCATGTGGGCCACGAGCCGGCTTCGAAAGCCAAGGTCGAGGCCCTTCAGATCGACGGCCTGACGGTGAAAGACCGCCAGGGCGTCACGCGGCTCGACAATTTCACCCTCATGGTCGACCGCGGCGAGATCGTCGGCGTGGCCGGCGTCGAGGGCAACGGCCAGAGCGAACTCACGGCCGTGCTTGCGGGCATGATGGAGGCGACCGAAGGGCGGGTCCATCTCGGCGCGACCGAGCTTACCGGCCGCTCACCGAAGGAGATCACAGCAGCCGGTGTCGGTATCGTACCTGAAGACCGTCATGCGGTGGGCTCGTGCTCGGCATGAGCGTGGCGGAAAACATCTATCTCAACCGGATCGACGAGTTCACCCGCTTCGGCTTCCTCAGGCGCGGTGCGCTCGAGCGCGAGGCGGCCGCGCTGATGCAGCGCTTCGACGTCCGTGCCCGCGGGCCCGCTTCGCTGTTTTCAAGCCTGTCCGGCGGCAACCAACAAAAGGCGGTGCTGGCGCGCGAGATCACGCTGCCGAATCTGTCTTGTTTGGTCGCAGCGCAACCGACGCGCGGGCTCGATGTCGGCGCGGTCGCCGCCGTCTACAGCCACATCCGCGAGGCCTGCGGCCGCGGCATCGCGGTTCTGCTTGTGTCATCGGAGCTCGACGAACTATTGACCGTCGCTGATCGTATCGTCGTGCTCTATCGCGGGCGGATCATGGGATCCTGCCCGGCCGATCCGGCACGGAAGGAGGCCATCGGTGCCATGATGGCAGGGCAACCGCAATGACCGCCGTCAACCAGCAGCCCTCGATCGGGACAACGACCCGGCTCTCGCTCCGGCCGACTTTGCTTGTGCCGGTGCTGGCCGTGGCGTTTGCCGCATTGGTCGGCCTTGCGCTGATCGCCATGATCGGCGTGTCGGTGCCGAACGCGATCGCGGCCTTCATCGACGGCACCGTCGGTTCGCCCTATGCGCTCGCGGCTTCGCTCAACCGAAGCTCGGTGTTCGCCCTGGTCGGCTTCGGCTTCGTGCTGGCACACCGCGCGAACCTGACCAATGTCGGCGGCGAGGGCCAGATCGCGGTTGGCGGCATCGCAGCGACAGCGGTTGCGCTCTACGGCCATGTCAGCGGCCTGCCGCTCGGACTGGCCTTCATCCTGCCGATGCTTGCGGCCGTGATCGCCGGCGCGCTCTGGGGCGGGATCGCCGCGGTGCTCAAGGTCAAGTCCGGTACCAACGAGGTGATTTCCACGCTGCTGCTGTCGTTTATTGGCGTCTGGCTACTCTATTGGTGCGTGCAGTCGTCGGCACTGTTGCGCAAGCCGATGACGAGTTCCGCGACATTGCCGGAGTCGTTGGAAATTCCTGACGAGACCAAGCTGCCGTTGCTGACCGGCGATTACTCCTTTCCGGTGCATATCGGATTGCCGCTGACGTTCATTCTCGCTGTTGTCGTCTGGGTCATTCTGTCCAGGACCATTCTCGGCGTGTGGCTGCGGGCTGTTGGTCTCAATCCGGTGGCGGCAAACCGCGCCGGGATCTCCTATGCACGGACCGTGATCTTTGCGCTTTCGGCCGCCGGCGCGCTTGGCGGACTTGCCGGCGCGATGATGCTGCTCGGCGAGCAGTATACGCTGAAGGACGGTTTTTCCTCCGGCTATGGCTTCGATGGCCTCGTTGCCGGGCTGTTGTCACGCGGTTCGGTGCCGGGCGTGATCGCGGCCTCATTGTTGTTCGGCTTCATGCGTTCCGGCGGCATCAACATGGAGATGGTCGCGGCGGTGCCGACCGCGCTCGTCGTCGTCATCCAGGGCCTGATCGTGATCACGCTGGCGGGTGCGGCGCTGTTCATCGAGAAATGGGAGCAGCGATGAGTTGGGAGCTGTTCGCAGTCTTTCTGGGATCATCGATCCGGCTTGCCGCGCCGCTATTGCTGGCCGGCATCGGCGAGATGGTGAGCGAGCGCGCCGGTGTACTCAATATGAGCATCGAGGGCTTGATGCTGACGTCGGCCTTCGCCGCGGCCGTCGGCGCCTGGGCCACCGGAAATCCGCTGATCGGTCTGCTCATTGCGATCGTCGCGGTGCAGCCGATTGCGCTACTCCAGGCCGTGCTGAGCAATTCGCTGCGTGCCAACCAGATCGTCTCCGGCATCGGCATCAACATCCTGGTATTGGGCGCGACGACGCTGGCCTATCGCGAGATTTTCGGCGCGCGGTCGCGGGCCGAGATTCCAGGCCTTGCCAAGGTCACGCCGCCACTGCTCGGCGATATTCCGGTGATCGGCAGTGCGGTGTTCGAGCAGGTCTGGCTGCTCTATGCTGGGATCGGCCTGATCGTCGTAACGGGACTTGTGCTGCGCTATACCTCCATCGGCCTTGCGATCCATGCTGCCGGCGCCGAGCCGCGGGCAGTCGACAAGTCCGGCCTATCGGTGACGCGCGTGCGCTATGCTTGTGTCCATTTTGCGGGCTTCATGGCCTCGCTCGCCGGTGCGTTCCTCTCGATCGGCGACATTCACACCTTTACCGAGGGCATGACCCGCGGTGCCGGCTATCTGGCGATTGCTTCCGTCATCTTCGGCAAATGGCGGATCGGCGGAACCACGTTGGCCTGTTTGTTATTCGGTGCGGCAACAGCGCTTCAGTTCCAGCTTCCGGCGCTCGGGATCGCTGTTCCCAACGCGCTGCTGATCATGCTGCCGTATCTCTTGGCCTTGCTTGCTGTTGGCGGTCTCGTCGGCCGTCAGATGGCACCAGCAACGCTCGGCGAGCCGTACCGGCGCTAAGAGGCGGTTTGTCCCGTGGGCGGGGGACGTGTTCGTGCGGACCCTGCGCAATGAATGATTGGTACGAGGAAATCCGGACTGGGACCCGTATTCGGGATGACACATGCCTCTGAGCCTCGAAAAATGCCTTGCATCAAACCGGGTGTCTCCACACGATTGGAAAAATGAGCAAGAACCCTAATACTCGTAGGGAGTTTTGCGGTGTTGCAGACGAAGCGTAGCTATAGCGGCATGGTAACCGCGCCGCACCACCTTGCGGCGCAGGCGGGGCTTGCCGTCCTCGCGGAAGGCGGCAATGCCATAGAGGCCATGATCGCGTCGGCTGCCACGATCGCCGTGGTCTATCCTCATATGAACGGTCTCGGGGGCGACAGCTTCTGGCTCGTCGGCCGGGCTGGCTCGGATCCGGTCGGAATTCAAGCCTGCGGACGCTTTGCGATAGGGGGCGATCGCGCCTGGTATCGCGTGCAGGGGTACAGCAGTATCCCGAGCCGCGGACCCTTGGCCGCGCTCACGGTCGCGGGCACCGTCGATGGCTGGCAGAAGGCTTACGAACTCAGCCGTGATCACCACAGCGGACGGTTGCCACTGGCCCGACTGCTCGAGCCTGCAACGCTCCATACCGAGGAAGGCTTTGCCGTCACGCGGACGCTGCACGAGAACATCGGCAAGAAGCGGCCTGAGCTTCAGGATGTGCCGGGCTTTGCCGAGGTCTATTTGCCGCAAGGCGCGCCGCCTCCGATCGGCGCCTGCGACAACCGCGTGTTGCCGAAACGTTGCGGCGGTTGGCGAAGGCGGGTCTGTCAGACTTCTACCGGGGCGATCTGGCGCGTTCGATGGCTGATGATCTCGAGCGATTGGGCAGTCCGCTTCGGCTCGCCGACTTGGAGCGGCATCAGGCATCGCTCGTGACGCCGCTGTCGGTCGAGGTCGCCGGGCACGGTATTCAACATGCCGCCGCCGACACAGGGCCTGGCGTCGCTTCTGATCCTGGCGCTCTATGCCCGCCGGATTGCAGGCGAGCCCGACGGCGTTGATCATTTGCACAGGCTGGTCGAATGCACGAAGGCTGCCTTCCGCATCCGCAACCGTTATGTGACTGATCCCGACTATATGGAGCGATCAGCGACAACGTTTCTGTCGGAGGAATCGCTGGCTGCGCTTCATCAAAAAGTGTCTGAAAGTCATGCTGCGCCGTCGCTTGATCCTCCCGGGCAGGGCGATACTGTGTGGCTCGCCGCCGCCGATCGTACCGGGCTCAGCGTCAGCTTCATTCAAAGCGTCTACTGGGGGAGGACGCCAAACGCTGAGTTGATTGGCGCCCTGTCCGGCCTGTCCGTGTGACGCGGTCTGGAAAAATTGGCGTGAAGCACCCTCCGACCGTGATCACAGAACGACCTCGATCAGACGGGGACCGCGACCTTTCATCGCGCTGCCGAACTGGCTCGCGAACTCCTCGACCGACGTTGCGCGGCTTGCCTCCACGCCCATTCCGGAGCCGAGCTTGACCCAGTCAAGCTCGGGATTATGCAGATCGAGCATTGAAAATGCCTTCGGACCGGCATTGCCGGCTCCGACGCGCGCAAGCTCGATATTGAGGATCGCGTAGGAGCGGTTGGCGAAGATCACCGTGGTGACGTCGAGCGCCTCCCGTGCCTGGGTCCACAGCGCCTGCAGCGTATACATCGCCCCACCGTCGCCATGGAGACAGACGACCTTCCGGTCCGGGGAGGCCACCGCAGCGCCGGTGGCAAGGGGAATACCCTGTCCGATCGCTCCGCCGGCCAGTGTCAGATGGTCGTGTGGCTCGATACCGTCGGCAAAGCGATGCACGCCGCTTCCGGCCGTGGCGCCTTCGTCGGAAATGACGGCTCCGGCCGGAAGATAATGCGCGATGATTTGTCCGGCCGTCCGCGCATCGAGCGGTCCGCCCGGAATGTCCGGCCTGCTCAGTACGCCAACATGCTGCGGCTGCCCTGAGGCCTTCACAGCCTCGGCAAGCCCCTCCAGGGCGCCCGTGCCATCCTCATGCTCGTGGGCGAGATGGAGAATTCTGCAGTCCTGGGGGGTGCACCAGGATGGCTTGTTCGGATAGGCGAAGAAGCTGACGGGAGGCTTGGCGCCAACCAGGATGAGCTGCTCGGCCTCGCTCATGAACTCGACGATTTGCTCGGCGAAATACGGAATGCGTTCGACCCGCACGCGGCCGGCGCCGCGCTGGCACCGTGGTGCAAAC
Coding sequences within:
- a CDS encoding ABC transporter permease, whose amino-acid sequence is MTAVNQQPSIGTTTRLSLRPTLLVPVLAVAFAALVGLALIAMIGVSVPNAIAAFIDGTVGSPYALAASLNRSSVFALVGFGFVLAHRANLTNVGGEGQIAVGGIAATAVALYGHVSGLPLGLAFILPMLAAVIAGALWGGIAAVLKVKSGTNEVISTLLLSFIGVWLLYWCVQSSALLRKPMTSSATLPESLEIPDETKLPLLTGDYSFPVHIGLPLTFILAVVVWVILSRTILGVWLRAVGLNPVAANRAGISYARTVIFALSAAGALGGLAGAMMLLGEQYTLKDGFSSGYGFDGLVAGLLSRGSVPGVIAASLLFGFMRSGGINMEMVAAVPTALVVVIQGLIVITLAGAALFIEKWEQR
- a CDS encoding ABC transporter permease, with amino-acid sequence MSWELFAVFLGSSIRLAAPLLLAGIGEMVSERAGVLNMSIEGLMLTSAFAAAVGAWATGNPLIGLLIAIVAVQPIALLQAVLSNSLRANQIVSGIGINILVLGATTLAYREIFGARSRAEIPGLAKVTPPLLGDIPVIGSAVFEQVWLLYAGIGLIVVTGLVLRYTSIGLAIHAAGAEPRAVDKSGLSVTRVRYACVHFAGFMASLAGAFLSIGDIHTFTEGMTRGAGYLAIASVIFGKWRIGGTTLACLLFGAATALQFQLPALGIAVPNALLIMLPYLLALLAVGGLVGRQMAPATLGEPYRR
- a CDS encoding acetolactate synthase large subunit, producing the protein MNGAESLLRTLVASGVEVCFGNPGTSEMHFVAALDRVEGMRTVLGLFEGAVTGMADGYGRMAEKPAATLLHLGPGLANGLANLHNARRAGTPVVNIVGDHATYHAQYDAPLTSDVHGFARPVSAWIHSSASARTVAADGARAVQAALQCPGQIATLILPADTAWLEADRPAPALPRPRPAGVSTEAIDQAAIALRSGKKTMILIRGAALKERGLNAAGRVAAATGARIACDTFAPRCQRGAGRVRVERIPYFAEQIVEFMSEAEQLILVGAKPPVSFFAYPNKPSWCTPQDCRILHLAHEHEDGTGALEGLAEAVKASGQPQHVGVLSRPDIPGGPLDARTAGQIIAHYLPAGAVISDEGATAGSGVHRFADGIEPHDHLTLAGGAIGQGIPLATGAAVASPDRKVVCLHGDGGAMYTLQALWTQAREALDVTTVIFANRSYAILNIELARVGAGNAGPKAFSMLDLHNPELDWVKLGSGMGVEASRATSVEEFASQFGSAMKGRGPRLIEVVL